Proteins from a genomic interval of Raphanus sativus cultivar WK10039 unplaced genomic scaffold, ASM80110v3 Scaffold3340, whole genome shotgun sequence:
- the LOC108860145 gene encoding uncharacterized protein LOC108860145 isoform X1, producing MFHHSSLARLLKKGIEQLFVLWQERLAVYVSSNVPAVIIGDPSRFRQIITNLELRKLLMRWLLSSYEARGRQFTAVSRTSGVSGTGTWWGQCGNVSETFQSRWGRQIFVETA from the exons ATGTTTCATCACTCCTCTCTGGCAAGGTTGCTGAAAAAAGGAATCGAG CAACTGTTTGTTTTGTGGCAAGAACGGTTGGCTGTTTATGTTTCTAGCAATGTTCCAGCTGTTATAATTGGTGATCCAAGTCGGTTCCGACAGATAATCACAAACCTTGAACTTAGAAAACTATTGATG AGGTGGTTACTTTCAAGCTATGAAGCACGGGGACGGCAATTCACTGCCGTATCACGTACCAGCGGCGTTTCAGGGACGGGGACGTGGTGGGGACAGTGTGGGAACGTTTCCGAAACGTTTCAGAGTCGGTGGGGACGGCAAATATTTGTGGAGACGGCGTAG
- the LOC108860145 gene encoding histidine kinase 2-like isoform X2: protein MLKLLMDTDLDAKQMDSAETAHGSRKDLISLINEVLDQAKIESGRIKLENVPFDLRFLMDNVSSLLSGKVAEKRNRVFSRAASIWFHDQAWIVTAEVVTFKL from the exons ATGCTGAAGTTGCTGATGGACACTGATCTTGACGCTAAACAAATGGACTCTGCTGAAACCGCTCACGGCAGTAGGAAAGATCTCATATCGTTGATAAACGAGGTTCTTGATCAGGCAAAGATTGAGTCAGGAAGGATTAAGCTCGAAAACGTGCCTTTTGATCTCCGCTTTCTCATGGATAATGTTTCATCACTCCTCTCTGGCAAGGTTGCTGAAAAAAGGAATCGAG TCTTTTCACGGGCAGCATCTATTTGGTTCCATGACCAAGCTTGGATTGTTACTGCAGAGGTGGTTACTTTCAAGCTATGA
- the LOC130506521 gene encoding uncharacterized protein LOC130506521 isoform X1, whose translation MTTAEGEYSKAKTSVWWDIENCEVPKGWDAHAIAQNVSSALLNMNYGGPVSISAYGDTNLIPHAVQQALSSTGVGLNHVPAGVKDASDKKILVDMLLWAVDNPAPANFMLISGDRDFSNALHQLSMRRYTILLAQPPRASAPLVAAAKNVWLWTSLASGGPPLTSAESAALVNIGRCLVSNNEPAKDPETVSEQTQSSKPTDSTCEARISKDKKPRDDHVPRGGLSQETKWNMLQNGRRATGESVASCGGLEAHHSDIRHTSQSAFVASHNVQPNVSAKPKNEASFVASHTHKSQANVSAKPINEAAFVASHTHRAQANVSAKPIHEAPFVATHTHRAQANVSAKPIHEASFVASHTHKAQANVSAKPINEAAFVATHTHKAQATISAKPIHGAAPVASHKDQPNVSTKPIFEAAPVASHRAQPNVSTKPIFEAAPVASHRAQANVSAKPILEAPFVASHRAQANFLSKPMHEAALVEPVLCNVCQISCANKDAYTRHTYGKRHRQNLELQTGKSENMSRGGPVRLPTEKNRKKNTSEGRSKPKGNYPCRLCNVVCQSQVVFESHLKGQKHASMLLGQSEAFTDSKMPQEKAVWEKVQPREAVAETKPKVLTDSKKLQEKCVGEMDQPREAIIEPQLQSQNAQENSKCFEKHVAMVNQSEALVDSRKLEEKVVRESVQPIETIAEHQPQSQNTQETNKFFEKPNVEFTEVYVKEKNASTKDWVETVFFGDFGASEKARECFDDIVQPANLSEGATDKQKDVMVPRAIAGSNKTSDSQGFYTVFGDIKGHWPKQTHVTVVTPFVASDGTKSSVSTKPITKEQEVLQPVWCQVCQMSCSSKVAYANHTYGKKHREALVLQSAKNENMSKGPPAKLSKENAESKNQTAFGYLNHASMVKEQTEKAFVDSWRTRQAMEHPLGKAEETEEQKLVTTEDHGCQGAEEDKEEVKEINAISENLTRAFAGMSQESNIPKESRGCLDVIPETVKVPADVSVTEKLEDESKHKQSQPTPRQPEKESAERKEHPGEAAKKEEAKVQPDNFWTRLWGEKS comes from the exons ATGACGACGGCGGAGGGAGAGTACTCGAAGGCCAAAACGTCGGTATGGTGGGACATAGAGAACTGTGAGGTGCCTAAAGGGTGGGATGCACACGCGATTGCTCAGAATGTGAGTTCTGCTTTGTTGAATATGAACTACGGAGGTCCTGTCTCGATCTCCGCGTACGGAGACACCAATCTCATCCCTCACGCTGTTCAGCAAGCGTTGTCCTCTACTGGCGTTGGTCTTAATCATGTTCCTGCAG GAGTGAAAGATGCGAGTGATAAGAAGATACTAGTGGATATGTTACTGTGGGCTGTTGACAACCCTGCACCGGCCAACTTCATGCTCATCTCCGGTGATAGGGACTTCTCCAACGCTCTTCACCAGCTAAGCATGAGGAGGTACACCATTCTCCTAGCTCAGCCTCCGCGTGCTTCGGCTCCACTCGTTGCTGCAGCCAAAAACGTATGGCTCTGGACTAGCCTCGCGTCTGGTGGTCCTCCTCTCACCAGTGCTGAATCCGCTGCACTGGTTAACATTGGACGCTGTCTTGTCTCCAATAACGAACCGGCCAAAGATCCAGAAACAGTTTCTGAACAAACACAGTCCAGCAAACCAACTGATTCAACTTGTGAAGCTCGAATTAGTAAGGATAAGAAGCCCAGAGATGACCACGTTCCGAGAGGAGGATTATCTCAGGAGACGAAATGGAATATGCTTCAGAATGGTAGAAGAGCCACAGGTGAATCTGTTGCTTCTTGTGGTGGCCTTGAAGCGCACCACTCAGATATAAGACATACATCTCAG TCTGCGTTTGTAGCCAGTCATAACGTTCAGCCCAACGTTTCAGCCAAACCCAAAAACGAAGCATCGTTTGTAGCCAGTCACACTCATAAATCTCAGGCTAACGTTTCAGCCAAACCCATTAACGAAGCAGCGTTTGTAGCCAGTCACACTCACAGAGCTCAGGCTAACGTTTCAGCCAAACCCATCCATGAAGCACCATTTGTAGCCACTCACACTCACAGAGCTCAGGCTAACGTTTCAGCCAAACCAATACATGAAGCATCGTTTGTAGCTAGTCACACTCACAAAGCTCAGGCTAACGTTTCAGCCAAACCCATAAACGAAGCAGCGTTTGTTGCCACTCACACTCACAAAGCTCAAGCCACCATTTCAGCCAAACCCATACATGGAGCAGCGCCTGTAGCCAGTCACAAAGATCAGCCCAACGTTTCAACCAAACCCATATTTGAAGCAGCGCCTGTAGCCAGTCACAGAGCTCAGCCCAACGTTTCAACCAAACCCATATTTGAAGCAGCGCCTGTAGCCAGTCACAGAGCTCAGGCCAACGTTTCAGCCAAACCCATACTTGAAGCACCGTTTGTAGCCAGTCACAGAGCTCAGGCCAACTTTTTATCCAAACCGATGCACGAAGCAGCGCTAGTGGAACCTGTGTTGTGCAATGTTTGCCAGATCAGCTGCGCCAACAAGGATGCATATACCAGGCACACCTATGGTAAAAGACATCGGCAAAATTTGGAGCTACAAACTGGCAAGTCCGAAAACATGTCGCGTGGGGGGCCAGTTAGGCTACCTACGGAGAAGAATAGGAAGAAGAACACGAGTGAAGGTAGGAGTAAACCAAAAGGGAATTATCCTTGTCGTTTGTGCAATGTGGTATGCCAGAGTCAAGTTGTCTTTGAGTCTCATCTCAAGGGTCAGAAGCATGCTTCCATGCTGCTGGGTCAATCAGAG GCGTTCACTGATTCTAAGATGCCTCAAGAGAAAGCTGTCTGGGAGAAGGTTCAACCAAGAGAAGCAGTTGCAGAGACTAAACCTAAG GTACTCACTGACTCTAAGAAGCTTCAAGAAAAATGTGTTGGAGAAATGGATCAACCAAGAGAAGCAATTATAGAGCCTCAGCTGCAGTCTCAGAATGCTCAAGAGAATAGCAAGTGCTTTGAGAAGCATGTTGCTATGGTTAATCAATCTGAG GCACTCGTTGATTCTAGGAAGCTTGAAGAGAAAGTTGTCCGAGAAAGCGTTCAACCTATAGAAACAATTGCAGAGCATCAGCCCCAGTCCCAAAACACTCAAGAGACCAACAAGTTCTTCGAGAAGCCCAACGTAGAGTTCACAGAGGTatatgttaaagaaaaaaatgcaaGTACTAAAGACTGGGTAGAGACTGTTTTCTttggtgattttggagcatCAGAGAAAGCTAG AGAATGTTTTGATGACATTGTCCAACCTGCAAACCTGTCTGAAGGAGCAACTGATAAGCAAAAGGATGTGATGGTACCCCGAGCAATAGCAGGTAGCAATAAGACTTCTGATAGCCAGGGTTTTTATACAGTGTTTGGTGATATCAAGGGTCACTGGCCGAAGCAAACGCATGTTACGGTAGTGACA CCTTTTGTAGCTAGTGATGGTACTAAGTCCAGCGTTTCAACCAAGCCTATAACAAAGGAACAAGAAGTTTTGCAGCCTGTGTGGTGCCAAGTCTGTCAGATGAGCTGCAGCAGCAAGGTTGCATATGCAAATCATACCTATGGGAAAAAACACAGGGAGGCGTTGGTGTTGCAATCTGCCAAGAATGAAAACATGTCTAAGGGACCACCAGCCAAGCTTTCTAAGGAGAATGCAGAGAGCAAAAACCAAACCGCCTTTGGTTATCTGAACCATGCTTCCATGGTCAAGGAGCAAACAGAG AAGGCATTTGTTGATTCATGGAGAACTCGCCAAGCAATGGAACATCCATTGGGAAAAgcagaggaaacagaggagCAGAAACTTGTAACGACGGAGGATCATGGGTGTCAAGGGGCAGAAGAAGATAAAGAGGAAGTGAAGGAGATAAATGCCATCTCTGAGAACCTAACGCGTGCCTTCGCTGGAATGAGTCAAGAGTCTAATATACCCAAAGAATCGAG AGGATGCTTAGATGTGATTCCTGAGACAGTAAAAGTGCCAGCAGATGTGAGTGTGACAGAGAAGTTGgaagatgagtccaaacataAACAATCCCAACCAACACCACGGCAACCCGAAAAGGAGTCTGCAGAACGTAAGGAGCATCCCGGTGAGGCTGCCAAGAAGGAAGAGGCTAAGGTTCAACCTGATAACTTTTGGACCAGACTTTGGGGGGAAAAGAGTTAA
- the LOC130506521 gene encoding uncharacterized protein LOC130506521 isoform X2, with protein MTTAEGEYSKAKTSVWWDIENCEVPKGWDAHAIAQNVSSALLNMNYGGPVSISAYGDTNLIPHAVQQALSSTGVGLNHVPAGVKDASDKKILVDMLLWAVDNPAPANFMLISGDRDFSNALHQLSMRRYTILLAQPPRASAPLVAAAKNVWLWTSLASGGPPLTSAESAALVNIGRCLVSNNEPAKDPETVSEQTQSSKPTDSTCEARISKDKKPRDDHVPRGGLSQETKWNMLQNGRRATGESVASCGGLEAHHSDIRHTSQSAFVASHNVQPNVSAKPKNEASFVASHTHKSQANVSAKPINEAAFVASHTHRAQANVSAKPIHEAPFVATHTHRAQANVSAKPIHEASFVASHTHKAQANVSAKPINEAAFVATHTHKAQATISAKPIHGAAPVASHKDQPNVSTKPIFEAAPVASHRAQPNVSTKPIFEAAPVASHRAQANVSAKPILEAPFVASHRAQANFLSKPMHEAALVEPVLCNVCQISCANKDAYTRHTYGKRHRQNLELQTGKSENMSRGGPVRLPTEKNRKKNTSEGRSKPKGNYPCRLCNVVCQSQVVFESHLKGQKHASMLLGQSEAFTDSKMPQEKAVWEKVQPREAVAETKPKVLTDSKKLQEKCVGEMDQPREAIIEPQLQSQNAQENSKCFEKHVAMVNQSEALVDSRKLEEKVVRESVQPIETIAEHQPQSQNTQETNKFFEKPNVEFTEVYVKEKNASTKDWVETVFFGDFGASEKARECFDDIVQPANLSEGATDKQKDVMVPRAIAGSNKTSDSQGFYTVFGDIKGHWPKQTHVTVVTPFVASDGTKSSVSTKPITKEQEVLQPVWCQVCQMSCSSKVAYANHTYGKKHREALVLQSAKNENMSKGPPAKLSKENAESKNQTAFGYLNHASMVKEQTEAFVDSWRTRQAMEHPLGKAEETEEQKLVTTEDHGCQGAEEDKEEVKEINAISENLTRAFAGMSQESNIPKESRGCLDVIPETVKVPADVSVTEKLEDESKHKQSQPTPRQPEKESAERKEHPGEAAKKEEAKVQPDNFWTRLWGEKS; from the exons ATGACGACGGCGGAGGGAGAGTACTCGAAGGCCAAAACGTCGGTATGGTGGGACATAGAGAACTGTGAGGTGCCTAAAGGGTGGGATGCACACGCGATTGCTCAGAATGTGAGTTCTGCTTTGTTGAATATGAACTACGGAGGTCCTGTCTCGATCTCCGCGTACGGAGACACCAATCTCATCCCTCACGCTGTTCAGCAAGCGTTGTCCTCTACTGGCGTTGGTCTTAATCATGTTCCTGCAG GAGTGAAAGATGCGAGTGATAAGAAGATACTAGTGGATATGTTACTGTGGGCTGTTGACAACCCTGCACCGGCCAACTTCATGCTCATCTCCGGTGATAGGGACTTCTCCAACGCTCTTCACCAGCTAAGCATGAGGAGGTACACCATTCTCCTAGCTCAGCCTCCGCGTGCTTCGGCTCCACTCGTTGCTGCAGCCAAAAACGTATGGCTCTGGACTAGCCTCGCGTCTGGTGGTCCTCCTCTCACCAGTGCTGAATCCGCTGCACTGGTTAACATTGGACGCTGTCTTGTCTCCAATAACGAACCGGCCAAAGATCCAGAAACAGTTTCTGAACAAACACAGTCCAGCAAACCAACTGATTCAACTTGTGAAGCTCGAATTAGTAAGGATAAGAAGCCCAGAGATGACCACGTTCCGAGAGGAGGATTATCTCAGGAGACGAAATGGAATATGCTTCAGAATGGTAGAAGAGCCACAGGTGAATCTGTTGCTTCTTGTGGTGGCCTTGAAGCGCACCACTCAGATATAAGACATACATCTCAG TCTGCGTTTGTAGCCAGTCATAACGTTCAGCCCAACGTTTCAGCCAAACCCAAAAACGAAGCATCGTTTGTAGCCAGTCACACTCATAAATCTCAGGCTAACGTTTCAGCCAAACCCATTAACGAAGCAGCGTTTGTAGCCAGTCACACTCACAGAGCTCAGGCTAACGTTTCAGCCAAACCCATCCATGAAGCACCATTTGTAGCCACTCACACTCACAGAGCTCAGGCTAACGTTTCAGCCAAACCAATACATGAAGCATCGTTTGTAGCTAGTCACACTCACAAAGCTCAGGCTAACGTTTCAGCCAAACCCATAAACGAAGCAGCGTTTGTTGCCACTCACACTCACAAAGCTCAAGCCACCATTTCAGCCAAACCCATACATGGAGCAGCGCCTGTAGCCAGTCACAAAGATCAGCCCAACGTTTCAACCAAACCCATATTTGAAGCAGCGCCTGTAGCCAGTCACAGAGCTCAGCCCAACGTTTCAACCAAACCCATATTTGAAGCAGCGCCTGTAGCCAGTCACAGAGCTCAGGCCAACGTTTCAGCCAAACCCATACTTGAAGCACCGTTTGTAGCCAGTCACAGAGCTCAGGCCAACTTTTTATCCAAACCGATGCACGAAGCAGCGCTAGTGGAACCTGTGTTGTGCAATGTTTGCCAGATCAGCTGCGCCAACAAGGATGCATATACCAGGCACACCTATGGTAAAAGACATCGGCAAAATTTGGAGCTACAAACTGGCAAGTCCGAAAACATGTCGCGTGGGGGGCCAGTTAGGCTACCTACGGAGAAGAATAGGAAGAAGAACACGAGTGAAGGTAGGAGTAAACCAAAAGGGAATTATCCTTGTCGTTTGTGCAATGTGGTATGCCAGAGTCAAGTTGTCTTTGAGTCTCATCTCAAGGGTCAGAAGCATGCTTCCATGCTGCTGGGTCAATCAGAG GCGTTCACTGATTCTAAGATGCCTCAAGAGAAAGCTGTCTGGGAGAAGGTTCAACCAAGAGAAGCAGTTGCAGAGACTAAACCTAAG GTACTCACTGACTCTAAGAAGCTTCAAGAAAAATGTGTTGGAGAAATGGATCAACCAAGAGAAGCAATTATAGAGCCTCAGCTGCAGTCTCAGAATGCTCAAGAGAATAGCAAGTGCTTTGAGAAGCATGTTGCTATGGTTAATCAATCTGAG GCACTCGTTGATTCTAGGAAGCTTGAAGAGAAAGTTGTCCGAGAAAGCGTTCAACCTATAGAAACAATTGCAGAGCATCAGCCCCAGTCCCAAAACACTCAAGAGACCAACAAGTTCTTCGAGAAGCCCAACGTAGAGTTCACAGAGGTatatgttaaagaaaaaaatgcaaGTACTAAAGACTGGGTAGAGACTGTTTTCTttggtgattttggagcatCAGAGAAAGCTAG AGAATGTTTTGATGACATTGTCCAACCTGCAAACCTGTCTGAAGGAGCAACTGATAAGCAAAAGGATGTGATGGTACCCCGAGCAATAGCAGGTAGCAATAAGACTTCTGATAGCCAGGGTTTTTATACAGTGTTTGGTGATATCAAGGGTCACTGGCCGAAGCAAACGCATGTTACGGTAGTGACA CCTTTTGTAGCTAGTGATGGTACTAAGTCCAGCGTTTCAACCAAGCCTATAACAAAGGAACAAGAAGTTTTGCAGCCTGTGTGGTGCCAAGTCTGTCAGATGAGCTGCAGCAGCAAGGTTGCATATGCAAATCATACCTATGGGAAAAAACACAGGGAGGCGTTGGTGTTGCAATCTGCCAAGAATGAAAACATGTCTAAGGGACCACCAGCCAAGCTTTCTAAGGAGAATGCAGAGAGCAAAAACCAAACCGCCTTTGGTTATCTGAACCATGCTTCCATGGTCAAGGAGCAAACAGAG GCATTTGTTGATTCATGGAGAACTCGCCAAGCAATGGAACATCCATTGGGAAAAgcagaggaaacagaggagCAGAAACTTGTAACGACGGAGGATCATGGGTGTCAAGGGGCAGAAGAAGATAAAGAGGAAGTGAAGGAGATAAATGCCATCTCTGAGAACCTAACGCGTGCCTTCGCTGGAATGAGTCAAGAGTCTAATATACCCAAAGAATCGAG AGGATGCTTAGATGTGATTCCTGAGACAGTAAAAGTGCCAGCAGATGTGAGTGTGACAGAGAAGTTGgaagatgagtccaaacataAACAATCCCAACCAACACCACGGCAACCCGAAAAGGAGTCTGCAGAACGTAAGGAGCATCCCGGTGAGGCTGCCAAGAAGGAAGAGGCTAAGGTTCAACCTGATAACTTTTGGACCAGACTTTGGGGGGAAAAGAGTTAA
- the LOC130506521 gene encoding uncharacterized protein LOC130506521 isoform X3 produces MTTAEGEYSKAKTSVWWDIENCEVPKGWDAHAIAQNVSSALLNMNYGGPVSISAYGDTNLIPHAVQQALSSTGVGLNHVPAGVKDASDKKILVDMLLWAVDNPAPANFMLISGDRDFSNALHQLSMRRYTILLAQPPRASAPLVAAAKNVWLWTSLASGGPPLTSAESAALVNIGRCLVSNNEPAKDPETVSEQTQSSKPTDSTCEARISKDKKPRDDHVPRGGLSQETKWNMLQNGRRATGESVASCGGLEAHHSDIRHTSQSAFVASHNVQPNVSAKPKNEASFVASHTHKSQANVSAKPINEAAFVASHTHRAQANVSAKPIHEAPFVATHTHRAQANVSAKPIHEASFVASHTHKAQANVSAKPINEAAFVATHTHKAQATISAKPIHGAAPVASHKDQPNVSTKPIFEAAPVASHRAQPNVSTKPIFEAAPVASHRAQANVSAKPILEAPFVASHRAQANFLSKPMHEAALVEPVLCNVCQISCANKDAYTRHTYGKRHRQNLELQTGKSENMSRGGPVRLPTEKNRKKNTSEGRSKPKGNYPCRLCNVVCQSQVVFESHLKGQKHASMLLGQSEAFTDSKMPQEKAVWEKVQPREAVAETKPKVLTDSKKLQEKCVGEMDQPREAIIEPQLQSQNAQENSKCFEKHVAMVNQSEALVDSRKLEEKVVRESVQPIETIAEHQPQSQNTQETNKFFEKPNVEFTEVYVKEKNASTKDWVETVFFGDFGASEKARECFDDIVQPANLSEGATDKQKDVMVPRAIAGSNKTSDSQGFYTVFGDIKGHWPKQTHVTPFVASDGTKSSVSTKPITKEQEVLQPVWCQVCQMSCSSKVAYANHTYGKKHREALVLQSAKNENMSKGPPAKLSKENAESKNQTAFGYLNHASMVKEQTEKAFVDSWRTRQAMEHPLGKAEETEEQKLVTTEDHGCQGAEEDKEEVKEINAISENLTRAFAGMSQESNIPKESRGCLDVIPETVKVPADVSVTEKLEDESKHKQSQPTPRQPEKESAERKEHPGEAAKKEEAKVQPDNFWTRLWGEKS; encoded by the exons ATGACGACGGCGGAGGGAGAGTACTCGAAGGCCAAAACGTCGGTATGGTGGGACATAGAGAACTGTGAGGTGCCTAAAGGGTGGGATGCACACGCGATTGCTCAGAATGTGAGTTCTGCTTTGTTGAATATGAACTACGGAGGTCCTGTCTCGATCTCCGCGTACGGAGACACCAATCTCATCCCTCACGCTGTTCAGCAAGCGTTGTCCTCTACTGGCGTTGGTCTTAATCATGTTCCTGCAG GAGTGAAAGATGCGAGTGATAAGAAGATACTAGTGGATATGTTACTGTGGGCTGTTGACAACCCTGCACCGGCCAACTTCATGCTCATCTCCGGTGATAGGGACTTCTCCAACGCTCTTCACCAGCTAAGCATGAGGAGGTACACCATTCTCCTAGCTCAGCCTCCGCGTGCTTCGGCTCCACTCGTTGCTGCAGCCAAAAACGTATGGCTCTGGACTAGCCTCGCGTCTGGTGGTCCTCCTCTCACCAGTGCTGAATCCGCTGCACTGGTTAACATTGGACGCTGTCTTGTCTCCAATAACGAACCGGCCAAAGATCCAGAAACAGTTTCTGAACAAACACAGTCCAGCAAACCAACTGATTCAACTTGTGAAGCTCGAATTAGTAAGGATAAGAAGCCCAGAGATGACCACGTTCCGAGAGGAGGATTATCTCAGGAGACGAAATGGAATATGCTTCAGAATGGTAGAAGAGCCACAGGTGAATCTGTTGCTTCTTGTGGTGGCCTTGAAGCGCACCACTCAGATATAAGACATACATCTCAG TCTGCGTTTGTAGCCAGTCATAACGTTCAGCCCAACGTTTCAGCCAAACCCAAAAACGAAGCATCGTTTGTAGCCAGTCACACTCATAAATCTCAGGCTAACGTTTCAGCCAAACCCATTAACGAAGCAGCGTTTGTAGCCAGTCACACTCACAGAGCTCAGGCTAACGTTTCAGCCAAACCCATCCATGAAGCACCATTTGTAGCCACTCACACTCACAGAGCTCAGGCTAACGTTTCAGCCAAACCAATACATGAAGCATCGTTTGTAGCTAGTCACACTCACAAAGCTCAGGCTAACGTTTCAGCCAAACCCATAAACGAAGCAGCGTTTGTTGCCACTCACACTCACAAAGCTCAAGCCACCATTTCAGCCAAACCCATACATGGAGCAGCGCCTGTAGCCAGTCACAAAGATCAGCCCAACGTTTCAACCAAACCCATATTTGAAGCAGCGCCTGTAGCCAGTCACAGAGCTCAGCCCAACGTTTCAACCAAACCCATATTTGAAGCAGCGCCTGTAGCCAGTCACAGAGCTCAGGCCAACGTTTCAGCCAAACCCATACTTGAAGCACCGTTTGTAGCCAGTCACAGAGCTCAGGCCAACTTTTTATCCAAACCGATGCACGAAGCAGCGCTAGTGGAACCTGTGTTGTGCAATGTTTGCCAGATCAGCTGCGCCAACAAGGATGCATATACCAGGCACACCTATGGTAAAAGACATCGGCAAAATTTGGAGCTACAAACTGGCAAGTCCGAAAACATGTCGCGTGGGGGGCCAGTTAGGCTACCTACGGAGAAGAATAGGAAGAAGAACACGAGTGAAGGTAGGAGTAAACCAAAAGGGAATTATCCTTGTCGTTTGTGCAATGTGGTATGCCAGAGTCAAGTTGTCTTTGAGTCTCATCTCAAGGGTCAGAAGCATGCTTCCATGCTGCTGGGTCAATCAGAG GCGTTCACTGATTCTAAGATGCCTCAAGAGAAAGCTGTCTGGGAGAAGGTTCAACCAAGAGAAGCAGTTGCAGAGACTAAACCTAAG GTACTCACTGACTCTAAGAAGCTTCAAGAAAAATGTGTTGGAGAAATGGATCAACCAAGAGAAGCAATTATAGAGCCTCAGCTGCAGTCTCAGAATGCTCAAGAGAATAGCAAGTGCTTTGAGAAGCATGTTGCTATGGTTAATCAATCTGAG GCACTCGTTGATTCTAGGAAGCTTGAAGAGAAAGTTGTCCGAGAAAGCGTTCAACCTATAGAAACAATTGCAGAGCATCAGCCCCAGTCCCAAAACACTCAAGAGACCAACAAGTTCTTCGAGAAGCCCAACGTAGAGTTCACAGAGGTatatgttaaagaaaaaaatgcaaGTACTAAAGACTGGGTAGAGACTGTTTTCTttggtgattttggagcatCAGAGAAAGCTAG AGAATGTTTTGATGACATTGTCCAACCTGCAAACCTGTCTGAAGGAGCAACTGATAAGCAAAAGGATGTGATGGTACCCCGAGCAATAGCAGGTAGCAATAAGACTTCTGATAGCCAGGGTTTTTATACAGTGTTTGGTGATATCAAGGGTCACTGGCCGAAGCAAACGCATGTTACG CCTTTTGTAGCTAGTGATGGTACTAAGTCCAGCGTTTCAACCAAGCCTATAACAAAGGAACAAGAAGTTTTGCAGCCTGTGTGGTGCCAAGTCTGTCAGATGAGCTGCAGCAGCAAGGTTGCATATGCAAATCATACCTATGGGAAAAAACACAGGGAGGCGTTGGTGTTGCAATCTGCCAAGAATGAAAACATGTCTAAGGGACCACCAGCCAAGCTTTCTAAGGAGAATGCAGAGAGCAAAAACCAAACCGCCTTTGGTTATCTGAACCATGCTTCCATGGTCAAGGAGCAAACAGAG AAGGCATTTGTTGATTCATGGAGAACTCGCCAAGCAATGGAACATCCATTGGGAAAAgcagaggaaacagaggagCAGAAACTTGTAACGACGGAGGATCATGGGTGTCAAGGGGCAGAAGAAGATAAAGAGGAAGTGAAGGAGATAAATGCCATCTCTGAGAACCTAACGCGTGCCTTCGCTGGAATGAGTCAAGAGTCTAATATACCCAAAGAATCGAG AGGATGCTTAGATGTGATTCCTGAGACAGTAAAAGTGCCAGCAGATGTGAGTGTGACAGAGAAGTTGgaagatgagtccaaacataAACAATCCCAACCAACACCACGGCAACCCGAAAAGGAGTCTGCAGAACGTAAGGAGCATCCCGGTGAGGCTGCCAAGAAGGAAGAGGCTAAGGTTCAACCTGATAACTTTTGGACCAGACTTTGGGGGGAAAAGAGTTAA